In Clostridia bacterium, the sequence GCGAATACAAGACCGAGTCGGCAAAAAGGACGCTTAACGCGATAAACCCCGGCGCGGAGGTAGTAACGGTCAATAAACGGCTGGACGCAGACAATATCATTCCCGTAATTGCAGAGTATGATTTCATACTGGACTGCACCGACAGATTTTCGACGAAATTTCTCATAAACGACGCCTGTGTCATCGCAAAAAAGCCCTTCTCCCATGCCGGCGTGATAAAATTCGGCGGGCAGAGCCTCACTTATGTGCCGGGCGAGGGGCCGTGTCTTCGCTGCATCTTAGGCGCGCCTCCGAAGGACGAGGGGCTTACATGCTCCACCGCCGGAGTACTCGGCGCCGCAACGGGGCTTATGGGCTGCGTGCAGGCGTCGGAGGCCGTAAAGTATATAACGGGCGCGGGCGAACTTCTTTTGGGCAAAATATTCTCCTTTGACCTGCTCACGCCGAAATTCAGAGTCTATGAAGGATTCAAGCGTTCCGACGAATGCAGGGTATGCATCGGTGTGGACG encodes:
- a CDS encoding HesA/MoeB/ThiF family protein; its protein translation is MAFSKEELSRYSRHFVLPEIGVMGQKKILSSSVLVIGAGALGSASLMYLAAAGVGRIGIADFDRVELSNLQRQIIHNTKSVGEYKTESAKRTLNAINPGAEVVTVNKRLDADNIIPVIAEYDFILDCTDRFSTKFLINDACVIAKKPFSHAGVIKFGGQSLTYVPGEGPCLRCILGAPPKDEGLTCSTAGVLGAATGLMGCVQASEAVKYITGAGELLLGKIFSFDLLTPKFRVYEGFKRSDECRVCIGVDASFLPENRAEYEDDCEG